In one window of Romboutsia hominis DNA:
- a CDS encoding DUF2776 family protein, translated as MNYYISIFFRAIPLLMGVVCLGYGFYVKNLGQLIGSEFVVAGHVLIYLTAICIALFTTAATIIRQLINKYNNFDKWVLPSIGYLASIFTMVSGIMLFETAGQNSAYVVSGNVVFGLGLIACCVSTVATSSTKFLLIPKNSSNLKEGDEPEDSFKESTAKILISVPVVCALIAFIRGIYLLMSSSATENFVAGHVIIGISLVCASLVALVASVVRQIQNKFTEKERYKWSILVVILGTIDIIWGIAVLSIATNPAWIAPGFVLIGLGIVCYSILSKVLLLGMVWRKSNPLAKRVPLIPVVTALICLFMGAFLFEAEIFNIAYFIPARVMIGLGAICFTLFSIVSILESGTSSSK; from the coding sequence ATGAATTATTATATTAGTATATTTTTTAGGGCGATACCATTACTTATGGGAGTGGTATGTCTAGGGTATGGGTTTTATGTGAAAAATTTAGGGCAATTAATAGGATCTGAGTTTGTAGTTGCAGGCCATGTTCTGATATATTTAACAGCTATATGTATTGCACTATTTACCACTGCAGCAACTATAATAAGACAGCTTATAAATAAGTACAATAATTTTGATAAGTGGGTTTTACCAAGTATAGGTTATTTAGCATCAATATTTACAATGGTATCAGGAATAATGTTATTTGAAACAGCAGGTCAAAATTCAGCATATGTTGTTTCAGGAAACGTAGTATTTGGATTAGGATTAATAGCTTGTTGTGTTTCAACAGTTGCAACTTCATCAACTAAATTTCTTTTAATACCTAAAAATAGTTCTAATTTAAAAGAAGGAGATGAACCTGAAGATTCTTTTAAAGAATCTACAGCTAAAATATTAATATCAGTACCTGTTGTTTGCGCGTTAATTGCTTTTATTAGGGGTATATATTTATTAATGTCATCTTCGGCTACTGAAAATTTTGTAGCAGGGCATGTAATAATAGGAATCTCATTAGTTTGTGCTAGCTTAGTAGCACTAGTAGCTAGTGTTGTAAGACAAATACAAAATAAGTTTACAGAGAAAGAGCGCTATAAATGGTCAATATTAGTTGTTATATTAGGAACCATAGATATAATATGGGGGATAGCAGTACTTTCAATAGCTACAAATCCTGCTTGGATAGCTCCAGGATTTGTTCTAATTGGATTAGGGATAGTATGTTACAGTATATTAAGTAAAGTACTTTTATTAGGAATGGTGTGGAGAAAATCAAATCCATTAGCTAAGAGAGTACCTTTAATACCAGTAGTGACAGCACTTATATGCTTATTTATGGGAGCATTTTTATTTGAAGCTGAAATATTTAATATAGCATACTTTATACCAGCGCGTGTAATGATTGGACTTGGAGCCATTTGTTTTACATTATTCTCTATAGTATCTATATTAGAAAGTGGAACTTCATCTTCAAAATAA
- the gadC gene encoding glutamate:gamma-aminobutyrate antiporter, which translates to MKDAQVGKKGTLTLFAFFAMTASMVMTVYEYPTFATSGFNLVFFLLLGGILWFLPVALCAAEMATVEGWQEGGIFAWVGNTLGERYGFAAIFFQWFQITVGFVTMIYFILGCVSYIFNWNALNNVPAIKFIGVLVIFWGLTFSQLGGTKNTAKIAKAGFIFGIVIPAIILFGLSIAYLVQGNPVDVKIGMKYFVPDFTKVNTLVVFVSFILAYMGVEASASHVNELENAKKNYPLAMIILVVLAIILNTIGGLTVASVIPKSQLSLSSGVVETFKVLILHFSANATWLVKLIALLLALGVMGEVSAWVVGPSRGMYSAAQKGILPKSLTKTNEHDVPVRLVLIQGIVVTIWAAVLTFGGGGNNVSFLTAISLTVVIYLVGYLLFFIGYFTLVLKHKDLKRSYQVPGGKTFKLIVAACGFITSIFALVISFVPPSQLSGKSVTEYLTILSVSFVITILIPFVIYAITDKKRKAN; encoded by the coding sequence ATGAAAGATGCACAAGTAGGTAAAAAGGGAACACTTACATTGTTTGCATTCTTTGCAATGACAGCATCAATGGTAATGACTGTTTATGAATATCCAACATTTGCAACATCAGGATTTAATCTAGTATTTTTCCTTTTATTAGGAGGAATTTTATGGTTTTTACCAGTTGCTTTATGTGCAGCAGAAATGGCCACTGTAGAAGGATGGCAAGAAGGGGGAATATTCGCTTGGGTAGGTAATACTCTAGGTGAAAGATACGGCTTTGCAGCTATATTCTTCCAATGGTTCCAAATCACAGTTGGATTTGTAACTATGATTTATTTTATTTTAGGATGTGTTTCATACATATTTAACTGGAATGCGTTAAACAATGTTCCAGCTATAAAATTTATAGGAGTTTTAGTTATATTCTGGGGATTAACATTTTCTCAGTTAGGCGGAACAAAAAACACAGCTAAGATAGCTAAGGCTGGATTTATATTTGGTATAGTTATACCCGCTATAATTTTATTTGGTTTATCAATAGCATACTTAGTACAAGGTAACCCAGTAGATGTAAAAATTGGAATGAAATATTTCGTACCTGATTTTACAAAAGTAAATACATTAGTTGTATTCGTTTCATTTATATTAGCTTATATGGGGGTTGAAGCATCAGCATCTCATGTAAATGAATTAGAAAATGCTAAGAAAAATTACCCATTAGCAATGATAATATTAGTAGTACTAGCTATAATACTAAATACTATAGGTGGTTTAACAGTAGCATCTGTAATACCTAAGTCTCAATTAAGCTTAAGTTCAGGTGTTGTTGAAACATTTAAAGTTCTAATACTTCATTTTAGTGCTAATGCTACATGGCTTGTAAAATTAATAGCTTTATTATTAGCTTTAGGAGTAATGGGAGAAGTTAGTGCTTGGGTTGTAGGTCCTTCAAGAGGAATGTATTCAGCAGCACAAAAAGGAATTTTACCTAAATCATTAACAAAAACAAATGAACATGATGTTCCAGTACGTTTAGTATTAATTCAAGGAATAGTAGTTACAATATGGGCAGCTGTTCTTACTTTTGGTGGAGGAGGAAATAACGTATCTTTCCTTACAGCAATATCACTAACAGTTGTAATATATCTAGTAGGATACTTACTATTCTTCATAGGATACTTTACTTTAGTACTTAAACATAAAGATTTAAAACGTTCTTACCAAGTTCCAGGAGGAAAAACATTTAAATTAATAGTAGCAGCATGTGGATTCATAACATCTATATTTGCTCTAGTAATATCATTTGTTCCACCTAGCCAATTAAGTGGTAAGAGTGTTACAGAATATTTAACAATATTAAGTGTTAGTTTTGTAATAACTATTCTAATACCTTTTGTAATTTATGCAATAACTGATAAAAAGAGAAAGGCTAATTAA
- a CDS encoding glutamate decarboxylase: protein MLCSKKEDTYSTPVFGTIESGSNIPKDVIGKDSIAPNVAYQLIKDELMNEGNARLNLATFCQTYMEPEATKLMAETLEKNAIDKSEYPQTTEMENRCVDMIANLWNAPKELNYIGTSTVGSSEACMLGGMAMKFRWRNRAEKAGIDVNAKKPNLVVSSGYQVCWEKFCVYWDIEMRTVPMDEEHMSLDINKVLDYVDDYTIGIAALLGITYTGKFDDIKALDAVVEEYNKTAKVSLPIHVDAASGGMFTPFINPELEWDFRLKNVVSISTSGHKYGLVYPGIGWVIWKDEEYLPKELIFEVSYLGGSMPTMAINFSRSASQVIGQYYNFLRLGFEGYRQIHQRTKEVAMYLSREIEATGLFKIYNDGENLPIVCYRLKNEDDVQWTLYDLADRLAMKGWQIPAYPLPVNLQDTIIQRIVCRADLSYDMAELFIRDLKMAINDLNNAKILVHGKKQENKKYGFTH from the coding sequence ATGTTATGTAGTAAAAAAGAAGATACTTACAGCACACCAGTGTTTGGGACAATAGAGTCTGGCTCTAATATTCCAAAAGACGTAATAGGGAAAGATTCTATTGCTCCAAACGTGGCGTATCAATTAATTAAAGATGAGTTAATGAATGAAGGAAATGCAAGACTTAACTTAGCTACATTCTGTCAAACTTATATGGAGCCAGAAGCAACAAAACTTATGGCAGAAACATTAGAAAAAAATGCCATAGATAAATCTGAATATCCACAAACAACAGAAATGGAAAATAGATGTGTTGATATGATAGCTAACCTATGGAATGCTCCAAAAGAGTTGAACTATATAGGTACATCAACAGTAGGATCATCTGAAGCATGTATGCTAGGTGGTATGGCTATGAAATTCAGATGGAGAAATAGAGCAGAAAAAGCAGGAATAGATGTAAATGCTAAGAAACCAAACTTAGTAGTATCTTCAGGATATCAAGTTTGCTGGGAAAAATTCTGTGTATATTGGGATATAGAAATGCGTACAGTGCCAATGGATGAAGAACATATGAGTTTAGACATTAATAAGGTGTTAGATTATGTAGATGATTATACAATAGGTATAGCAGCTTTATTAGGGATAACATATACAGGTAAGTTTGATGATATAAAAGCATTAGACGCAGTAGTAGAAGAGTATAATAAAACAGCTAAAGTATCATTACCTATACACGTAGATGCTGCATCAGGTGGTATGTTTACTCCATTTATAAATCCAGAACTTGAATGGGACTTTAGATTAAAAAATGTAGTTTCAATAAGTACATCAGGACATAAATACGGATTAGTATACCCAGGTATAGGTTGGGTAATATGGAAAGATGAAGAATATTTACCAAAAGAATTAATATTTGAAGTAAGTTACTTAGGTGGATCAATGCCAACTATGGCTATAAACTTCTCAAGATCAGCAAGTCAAGTTATAGGACAATATTATAACTTCTTACGTCTTGGATTTGAAGGATATAGACAAATACATCAACGTACAAAAGAAGTAGCTATGTACTTAAGTAGAGAAATAGAAGCTACTGGTTTATTTAAAATCTATAATGATGGTGAAAATTTACCAATAGTATGTTACAGATTAAAAAATGAAGATGATGTACAATGGACATTATATGATTTAGCAGATAGACTAGCTATGAAAGGATGGCAAATACCAGCATATCCATTACCAGTTAACCTACAAGATACAATAATACAACGTATAGTATGTAGAGCAGACTTAAGTTATGATATGGCTGAATTATTCATAAGAGATCTAAAAATGGCTATAAATGATTTAAATAATGCTAAGATATTAGTTCATGGAAAAAAACAAGAAAATAAAAAATATGGATTTACTCACTAA